The following coding sequences lie in one Oncorhynchus nerka isolate Pitt River linkage group LG14, Oner_Uvic_2.0, whole genome shotgun sequence genomic window:
- the LOC115141110 gene encoding ral guanine nucleotide dissociation stimulator-like 2 isoform X3, translating into MKTTWYCPLDLSTVLEEKEDGVIYNVVVKQQHGAPTSATSGSRSQCVKAGTEEKLVQHLLHSFAMGDSSFITIFLSTYRSFTSTKRVLDILIDRLQHPPGESTRSQTRQPFNRAVCMVFSMWLSEYPEDFRSLGEPGLLLRLAPLLPSDPSGTEIRGRLLRLAEELSEQALLPDSSSGHYTLWDYDSHGTANLRLYEDFVDGITIDIYGQNSPPNCFQEFSVMIFSVLFPLSAVHHPNLVEPASVTTTLMCLSISLSFVSVNIDLHSLGLVLHPLCRLDRTIASPPADPTKFDPTNILGFPAGLIAEQLTKIETELFVRLVPYHCLGSLWSQRDKKGREGVCWSVRATVRQFNRLANAVMASCLWPTQLRSQQRACLLEKWISVAEECRARKNFSSLYAIVSALQSNPVHRLRRTWLETDRDAVRRYEELSNIFSEKDNYSQSRELLKEEGTSKFANLDGKMTNRRQIGSSAQGTVPYLGIFLTDLTMLDTAVKDRLENGYINFDKRRREFEVLAQIRLLQSSCKNCVFLTDEAFLQWYQSVPSLNEEESYRLSNEIEVPCEPSSGRTQNPTVIITRCPNLNSSRTSLVADSDGLFDFPSPVCHFLSKFTKHMKSPSVSCLDVDSSPPTNDPIPSALTPSTPIKSHRRSVSCGNNPTNNNKGSEPDMRIVRIRMDLQDGNMYRSILVTSNDKTPTVISSALEKHSQDPKQASRYELIQLLPEGKELVIPATGNVFYAMTSSSVDFLLRRQGGNTPFRSQPISTETSATFPRIKAKGRRQLFPK; encoded by the exons ATGAAGACAACTTGGTACTGTCCTCTGGATTTG tctactgtgttggaggagaaagaggacGGAGTGATATACAATGTAGTGGTGAAGCAACAGCATGGCGCCCCCACCAGTGCAACA tCCGGCTCTCGTTCGCAGTGTGTGAAGGCGGGAACAGAGGAGAAGCTAGTTCAGCACCTCCTCCACTCCTTCGCCATGGGAGACTCCTCCTTCATCACCATCTTCCTCTCCACCTATCGCTCCTTTACATCCACCAAGAGAGTGCTGGACATCCTCATCGACAG ATTGCAACATCCACCAGGAGAAAGTACAAGGAGTCAGACTAGGCAACCCTTCAACAG agcGGTGTGTATGGTGTTCAGTATGTGGCTGTCAGAGTATCCTGAGGACTTCCGCTCTCTGGGAGAGCCTGGTCTTCTGCTGCGCCTGGCCCCCCTGCTGCCCTCCGACCCCTCTGGGACAGAGATCAGGGGTCGCCTCCTCAGACTGGCAGAGGAGCTCAGTGAACAGGCACTACTGCCTGACTCTAGTTCAGGTCACTATACACTCTGGGATTATGACAGTCATGGCACTGCCAACCTGAGGTTATATGAGGATTTTGTGGATGGCATAACCATAGATATATATGGGCAGAACTCTCCTCCAAATTGTTTCCAGGAGTTTTCTGTGATGATCTTCAGTGTTCTATTCCCACTGTCTGCTGTCCACCATCCAAATCTGGTGGAACCTGCTTCTGTAACGACCACCCTGATGTGTCTTTCCATAAGCCTTTCTTTTGTATCAGTTAATATAGACCTACATTCATTGGGATTAGTGTTGCATCCTCTCTGTCGTTTAGATAGGACCATTGCCAGCCCTCCTGCTGACCCCACTAAGTTTGATCCCACCAATATCCTGGGCTTCCCTGCTGGGCTGATTGCTGAGCAGCTCACCAAGATAGAAACG GAGCTGTTTGTGCGTCTGGTCCCGTACCACTGCCTGGGCTCCCTGTGGTCTCAGAGAGACAAGAAGGGCCGCGAGGGTGTATGTTGGTCCGTCCGGGCCACTGTACGCCAGTTCAACCGGCTGGCCAATGCCGTGATGGCTTCGTGCTTGTGGCCCACGCAGCTCCGCAGCCAGCAGAGAGCCTGCCTCCTGGAGAAatggatcagcgtggcagag GAATGCAGAGCCAGGAAAAACTTTTCGTCTCTCTACGCCATCGTGTCTGCCCTGCAGAGTAACCCAGTACACAGACTAAGGAGGACGTGGCTAGAAACGGACAG GGACGCAGTGAGGAGATACGAGGAGCTGTCCAACATTTTCTCTGAGAAGGACAACTACTCCCAGAGCAGGGAGCTGCTGAAAGAG GAGGGCACTTCGAAGTTCGCCAACCTGGACGGAAAGATGACCAACAGGAGACAGATAGGA tcCAGTGCCCAGGGCACAGTACCCTACCTGGGGATCTTCCTCACAGACCTCACCATGCTGGACACGGCCGTCAAAGACAGACTAGAG AACGGCTACATCAACTTTGACAAGAGGAGACGA GAGTTTGAGGTTTTAGCTCAGATCCGACTACTGCAGTCTTCCTGTAAAAACTGTGTTTTCCTCACCGACGAGGCATTCCTACAGTGGTACCAAAGTGTACCCTCGTTAAATGAAGAAGAAAG TTACAGACTGTCCAATGAAATTGAGGTGCCGTGCGAACCGAGCTCTGGTCGTACCCAGAACCCTACAGTCATCATCACACGGTGCCCAAA CCTGAATTCCTCCAGGACCAGCCTTGTTGCTGACAGTGACGGTCTTTTTGACTTCCCCTCCCCCGTCTGTCACTTTCTTTCCAAATTCACCAAG CATATGAAATCCCCCTCAGTTTCCTGTCTGGATGTTGACTCCTCCCCTCCCACCAATGACCCCATCCCGTCTGCATTGACACCATCCACTCCCATTAAATCACATCGTCGATCAGTCTCCTGTGGCAACAATCCCACCAATAACAACAAAGGGTCTGAGCCTGATATGCGGATCGTCAGGATACGGATGGATTTACAAGATGGGAATATGTACAGAAGCATACTG GTGACAAGCAATGATAAGACGCCCACTGTGATCAGTTCTGCCTTAGAAAAACACAGTCAGGACCCCAAACAAGCATCCAGATATGAGCTGATCCAACTATTGCCCGAGGGAAAAG AGTTGGTCATCCCTGCCACAGGAAACGTCTTCTATGCCATGACTTCCTCTAGTGTGGACTTCCTGCTGCGCAGACAAGGAGGAAACACCCCTTTTCGCTCTCAACCAATCAGCACAGAAACTAGTGCCACCTTTCCTCGAATCAAAGCCAAGGGGCGGAGACAGCTCTTTCCCAAATAG
- the LOC115141110 gene encoding ral guanine nucleotide dissociation stimulator-like 2 isoform X2 yields MKESGQDGVCGFLVKFSKKLKACSLSGLVETKGETSPMKTTWYCPLDLSTVLEEKEDGVIYNVVVKQQHGAPTSATSGSRSQCVKAGTEEKLVQHLLHSFAMGDSSFITIFLSTYRSFTSTKRVLDILIDRLQHPPGESTRSQTRQPFNRAVCMVFSMWLSEYPEDFRSLGEPGLLLRLAPLLPSDPSGTEIRGRLLRLAEELSEQALLPDSSSGHYTLWDYDSHGTANLRLYEDFVDGITIDIYGQNSPPNCFQEFSVMIFSVLFPLSAVHHPNLVEPASVTTTLMCLSISLSFVSVNIDLHSLGLVLHPLCRLDRTIASPPADPTKFDPTNILGFPAGLIAEQLTKIETELFVRLVPYHCLGSLWSQRDKKGREGVCWSVRATVRQFNRLANAVMASCLWPTQLRSQQRACLLEKWISVAEECRARKNFSSLYAIVSALQSNPVHRLRRTWLETDRDAVRRYEELSNIFSEKDNYSQSRELLKEEGTSKFANLDGKMTNRRQIGSSAQGTVPYLGIFLTDLTMLDTAVKDRLENGYINFDKRRREFEVLAQIRLLQSSCKNCVFLTDEAFLQWYQSVPSLNEEESYRLSNEIEVPCEPSSGRTQNPTVIITRCPNLNSSRTSLVADSDGLFDFPSPVCHFLSKFTKHMKSPSVSCLDVDSSPPTNDPIPSALTPSTPIKSHRRSVSCGNNPTNNNKGSEPDMRIVRIRMDLQDGNMYRSILVTSNDKTPTVISSALEKHSQDPKQASRYELIQLLPEGKELVIPATGNVFYAMTSSSVDFLLRRQGGNTPFRSQPISTETSATFPRIKAKGRRQLFPK; encoded by the exons ATGAAAGAAAGTGGACAAGATGGTGTTTGTGGCTTTCTTGTGAAGTTCTCAAAGAAGCTAAAGGCTTGTAGCCTGTCTGGACTTGTCGAGACAAAG GGGGAGACTTCCCCCATGAAGACAACTTGGTACTGTCCTCTGGATTTG tctactgtgttggaggagaaagaggacGGAGTGATATACAATGTAGTGGTGAAGCAACAGCATGGCGCCCCCACCAGTGCAACA tCCGGCTCTCGTTCGCAGTGTGTGAAGGCGGGAACAGAGGAGAAGCTAGTTCAGCACCTCCTCCACTCCTTCGCCATGGGAGACTCCTCCTTCATCACCATCTTCCTCTCCACCTATCGCTCCTTTACATCCACCAAGAGAGTGCTGGACATCCTCATCGACAG ATTGCAACATCCACCAGGAGAAAGTACAAGGAGTCAGACTAGGCAACCCTTCAACAG agcGGTGTGTATGGTGTTCAGTATGTGGCTGTCAGAGTATCCTGAGGACTTCCGCTCTCTGGGAGAGCCTGGTCTTCTGCTGCGCCTGGCCCCCCTGCTGCCCTCCGACCCCTCTGGGACAGAGATCAGGGGTCGCCTCCTCAGACTGGCAGAGGAGCTCAGTGAACAGGCACTACTGCCTGACTCTAGTTCAGGTCACTATACACTCTGGGATTATGACAGTCATGGCACTGCCAACCTGAGGTTATATGAGGATTTTGTGGATGGCATAACCATAGATATATATGGGCAGAACTCTCCTCCAAATTGTTTCCAGGAGTTTTCTGTGATGATCTTCAGTGTTCTATTCCCACTGTCTGCTGTCCACCATCCAAATCTGGTGGAACCTGCTTCTGTAACGACCACCCTGATGTGTCTTTCCATAAGCCTTTCTTTTGTATCAGTTAATATAGACCTACATTCATTGGGATTAGTGTTGCATCCTCTCTGTCGTTTAGATAGGACCATTGCCAGCCCTCCTGCTGACCCCACTAAGTTTGATCCCACCAATATCCTGGGCTTCCCTGCTGGGCTGATTGCTGAGCAGCTCACCAAGATAGAAACG GAGCTGTTTGTGCGTCTGGTCCCGTACCACTGCCTGGGCTCCCTGTGGTCTCAGAGAGACAAGAAGGGCCGCGAGGGTGTATGTTGGTCCGTCCGGGCCACTGTACGCCAGTTCAACCGGCTGGCCAATGCCGTGATGGCTTCGTGCTTGTGGCCCACGCAGCTCCGCAGCCAGCAGAGAGCCTGCCTCCTGGAGAAatggatcagcgtggcagag GAATGCAGAGCCAGGAAAAACTTTTCGTCTCTCTACGCCATCGTGTCTGCCCTGCAGAGTAACCCAGTACACAGACTAAGGAGGACGTGGCTAGAAACGGACAG GGACGCAGTGAGGAGATACGAGGAGCTGTCCAACATTTTCTCTGAGAAGGACAACTACTCCCAGAGCAGGGAGCTGCTGAAAGAG GAGGGCACTTCGAAGTTCGCCAACCTGGACGGAAAGATGACCAACAGGAGACAGATAGGA tcCAGTGCCCAGGGCACAGTACCCTACCTGGGGATCTTCCTCACAGACCTCACCATGCTGGACACGGCCGTCAAAGACAGACTAGAG AACGGCTACATCAACTTTGACAAGAGGAGACGA GAGTTTGAGGTTTTAGCTCAGATCCGACTACTGCAGTCTTCCTGTAAAAACTGTGTTTTCCTCACCGACGAGGCATTCCTACAGTGGTACCAAAGTGTACCCTCGTTAAATGAAGAAGAAAG TTACAGACTGTCCAATGAAATTGAGGTGCCGTGCGAACCGAGCTCTGGTCGTACCCAGAACCCTACAGTCATCATCACACGGTGCCCAAA CCTGAATTCCTCCAGGACCAGCCTTGTTGCTGACAGTGACGGTCTTTTTGACTTCCCCTCCCCCGTCTGTCACTTTCTTTCCAAATTCACCAAG CATATGAAATCCCCCTCAGTTTCCTGTCTGGATGTTGACTCCTCCCCTCCCACCAATGACCCCATCCCGTCTGCATTGACACCATCCACTCCCATTAAATCACATCGTCGATCAGTCTCCTGTGGCAACAATCCCACCAATAACAACAAAGGGTCTGAGCCTGATATGCGGATCGTCAGGATACGGATGGATTTACAAGATGGGAATATGTACAGAAGCATACTG GTGACAAGCAATGATAAGACGCCCACTGTGATCAGTTCTGCCTTAGAAAAACACAGTCAGGACCCCAAACAAGCATCCAGATATGAGCTGATCCAACTATTGCCCGAGGGAAAAG AGTTGGTCATCCCTGCCACAGGAAACGTCTTCTATGCCATGACTTCCTCTAGTGTGGACTTCCTGCTGCGCAGACAAGGAGGAAACACCCCTTTTCGCTCTCAACCAATCAGCACAGAAACTAGTGCCACCTTTCCTCGAATCAAAGCCAAGGGGCGGAGACAGCTCTTTCCCAAATAG
- the LOC115141110 gene encoding ral guanine nucleotide dissociation stimulator-like 2 isoform X4, which yields MIPRSMRTGGMDLPGVESRDVPLIGYRPLASDDVRLSSQSGQVTESTGLDSSEGETSPMKTTWYCPLDLSTVLEEKEDGVIYNVVVKQQHGAPTSATSGSRSQCVKAGTEEKLVQHLLHSFAMGDSSFITIFLSTYRSFTSTKRVLDILIDRLQHPPGESTRSQTRQPFNRAVCMVFSMWLSEYPEDFRSLGEPGLLLRLAPLLPSDPSGTEIRGRLLRLAEELSEQALLPDSSSDRTIASPPADPTKFDPTNILGFPAGLIAEQLTKIETELFVRLVPYHCLGSLWSQRDKKGREGVCWSVRATVRQFNRLANAVMASCLWPTQLRSQQRACLLEKWISVAEECRARKNFSSLYAIVSALQSNPVHRLRRTWLETDRDAVRRYEELSNIFSEKDNYSQSRELLKEEGTSKFANLDGKMTNRRQIGSSAQGTVPYLGIFLTDLTMLDTAVKDRLENGYINFDKRRREFEVLAQIRLLQSSCKNCVFLTDEAFLQWYQSVPSLNEEESYRLSNEIEVPCEPSSGRTQNPTVIITRCPNLNSSRTSLVADSDGLFDFPSPVCHFLSKFTKHMKSPSVSCLDVDSSPPTNDPIPSALTPSTPIKSHRRSVSCGNNPTNNNKGSEPDMRIVRIRMDLQDGNMYRSILVTSNDKTPTVISSALEKHSQDPKQASRYELIQLLPEGKELVIPATGNVFYAMTSSSVDFLLRRQGGNTPFRSQPISTETSATFPRIKAKGRRQLFPK from the exons ATGATCCCTCGTAGTATGCGAACAGGTGGGATGGACCTGCCAGGGGTGGAGTCAAGGGATGTACCCCTCATTGGCTACCGGCCTTTAGCGTCTGACGATGTTCGCCTCAGCAGCCAATCAGGACAAGTGACTGAGAGTACTGGACTGGACTCCTCTGAG GGGGAGACTTCCCCCATGAAGACAACTTGGTACTGTCCTCTGGATTTG tctactgtgttggaggagaaagaggacGGAGTGATATACAATGTAGTGGTGAAGCAACAGCATGGCGCCCCCACCAGTGCAACA tCCGGCTCTCGTTCGCAGTGTGTGAAGGCGGGAACAGAGGAGAAGCTAGTTCAGCACCTCCTCCACTCCTTCGCCATGGGAGACTCCTCCTTCATCACCATCTTCCTCTCCACCTATCGCTCCTTTACATCCACCAAGAGAGTGCTGGACATCCTCATCGACAG ATTGCAACATCCACCAGGAGAAAGTACAAGGAGTCAGACTAGGCAACCCTTCAACAG agcGGTGTGTATGGTGTTCAGTATGTGGCTGTCAGAGTATCCTGAGGACTTCCGCTCTCTGGGAGAGCCTGGTCTTCTGCTGCGCCTGGCCCCCCTGCTGCCCTCCGACCCCTCTGGGACAGAGATCAGGGGTCGCCTCCTCAGACTGGCAGAGGAGCTCAGTGAACAGGCACTACTGCCTGACTCTAGTTCAG ATAGGACCATTGCCAGCCCTCCTGCTGACCCCACTAAGTTTGATCCCACCAATATCCTGGGCTTCCCTGCTGGGCTGATTGCTGAGCAGCTCACCAAGATAGAAACG GAGCTGTTTGTGCGTCTGGTCCCGTACCACTGCCTGGGCTCCCTGTGGTCTCAGAGAGACAAGAAGGGCCGCGAGGGTGTATGTTGGTCCGTCCGGGCCACTGTACGCCAGTTCAACCGGCTGGCCAATGCCGTGATGGCTTCGTGCTTGTGGCCCACGCAGCTCCGCAGCCAGCAGAGAGCCTGCCTCCTGGAGAAatggatcagcgtggcagag GAATGCAGAGCCAGGAAAAACTTTTCGTCTCTCTACGCCATCGTGTCTGCCCTGCAGAGTAACCCAGTACACAGACTAAGGAGGACGTGGCTAGAAACGGACAG GGACGCAGTGAGGAGATACGAGGAGCTGTCCAACATTTTCTCTGAGAAGGACAACTACTCCCAGAGCAGGGAGCTGCTGAAAGAG GAGGGCACTTCGAAGTTCGCCAACCTGGACGGAAAGATGACCAACAGGAGACAGATAGGA tcCAGTGCCCAGGGCACAGTACCCTACCTGGGGATCTTCCTCACAGACCTCACCATGCTGGACACGGCCGTCAAAGACAGACTAGAG AACGGCTACATCAACTTTGACAAGAGGAGACGA GAGTTTGAGGTTTTAGCTCAGATCCGACTACTGCAGTCTTCCTGTAAAAACTGTGTTTTCCTCACCGACGAGGCATTCCTACAGTGGTACCAAAGTGTACCCTCGTTAAATGAAGAAGAAAG TTACAGACTGTCCAATGAAATTGAGGTGCCGTGCGAACCGAGCTCTGGTCGTACCCAGAACCCTACAGTCATCATCACACGGTGCCCAAA CCTGAATTCCTCCAGGACCAGCCTTGTTGCTGACAGTGACGGTCTTTTTGACTTCCCCTCCCCCGTCTGTCACTTTCTTTCCAAATTCACCAAG CATATGAAATCCCCCTCAGTTTCCTGTCTGGATGTTGACTCCTCCCCTCCCACCAATGACCCCATCCCGTCTGCATTGACACCATCCACTCCCATTAAATCACATCGTCGATCAGTCTCCTGTGGCAACAATCCCACCAATAACAACAAAGGGTCTGAGCCTGATATGCGGATCGTCAGGATACGGATGGATTTACAAGATGGGAATATGTACAGAAGCATACTG GTGACAAGCAATGATAAGACGCCCACTGTGATCAGTTCTGCCTTAGAAAAACACAGTCAGGACCCCAAACAAGCATCCAGATATGAGCTGATCCAACTATTGCCCGAGGGAAAAG AGTTGGTCATCCCTGCCACAGGAAACGTCTTCTATGCCATGACTTCCTCTAGTGTGGACTTCCTGCTGCGCAGACAAGGAGGAAACACCCCTTTTCGCTCTCAACCAATCAGCACAGAAACTAGTGCCACCTTTCCTCGAATCAAAGCCAAGGGGCGGAGACAGCTCTTTCCCAAATAG
- the LOC115141110 gene encoding ral guanine nucleotide dissociation stimulator-like 2 isoform X1, which yields MIPRSMRTGGMDLPGVESRDVPLIGYRPLASDDVRLSSQSGQVTESTGLDSSEGETSPMKTTWYCPLDLSTVLEEKEDGVIYNVVVKQQHGAPTSATSGSRSQCVKAGTEEKLVQHLLHSFAMGDSSFITIFLSTYRSFTSTKRVLDILIDRLQHPPGESTRSQTRQPFNRAVCMVFSMWLSEYPEDFRSLGEPGLLLRLAPLLPSDPSGTEIRGRLLRLAEELSEQALLPDSSSGHYTLWDYDSHGTANLRLYEDFVDGITIDIYGQNSPPNCFQEFSVMIFSVLFPLSAVHHPNLVEPASVTTTLMCLSISLSFVSVNIDLHSLGLVLHPLCRLDRTIASPPADPTKFDPTNILGFPAGLIAEQLTKIETELFVRLVPYHCLGSLWSQRDKKGREGVCWSVRATVRQFNRLANAVMASCLWPTQLRSQQRACLLEKWISVAEECRARKNFSSLYAIVSALQSNPVHRLRRTWLETDRDAVRRYEELSNIFSEKDNYSQSRELLKEEGTSKFANLDGKMTNRRQIGSSAQGTVPYLGIFLTDLTMLDTAVKDRLENGYINFDKRRREFEVLAQIRLLQSSCKNCVFLTDEAFLQWYQSVPSLNEEESYRLSNEIEVPCEPSSGRTQNPTVIITRCPNLNSSRTSLVADSDGLFDFPSPVCHFLSKFTKHMKSPSVSCLDVDSSPPTNDPIPSALTPSTPIKSHRRSVSCGNNPTNNNKGSEPDMRIVRIRMDLQDGNMYRSILVTSNDKTPTVISSALEKHSQDPKQASRYELIQLLPEGKELVIPATGNVFYAMTSSSVDFLLRRQGGNTPFRSQPISTETSATFPRIKAKGRRQLFPK from the exons ATGATCCCTCGTAGTATGCGAACAGGTGGGATGGACCTGCCAGGGGTGGAGTCAAGGGATGTACCCCTCATTGGCTACCGGCCTTTAGCGTCTGACGATGTTCGCCTCAGCAGCCAATCAGGACAAGTGACTGAGAGTACTGGACTGGACTCCTCTGAG GGGGAGACTTCCCCCATGAAGACAACTTGGTACTGTCCTCTGGATTTG tctactgtgttggaggagaaagaggacGGAGTGATATACAATGTAGTGGTGAAGCAACAGCATGGCGCCCCCACCAGTGCAACA tCCGGCTCTCGTTCGCAGTGTGTGAAGGCGGGAACAGAGGAGAAGCTAGTTCAGCACCTCCTCCACTCCTTCGCCATGGGAGACTCCTCCTTCATCACCATCTTCCTCTCCACCTATCGCTCCTTTACATCCACCAAGAGAGTGCTGGACATCCTCATCGACAG ATTGCAACATCCACCAGGAGAAAGTACAAGGAGTCAGACTAGGCAACCCTTCAACAG agcGGTGTGTATGGTGTTCAGTATGTGGCTGTCAGAGTATCCTGAGGACTTCCGCTCTCTGGGAGAGCCTGGTCTTCTGCTGCGCCTGGCCCCCCTGCTGCCCTCCGACCCCTCTGGGACAGAGATCAGGGGTCGCCTCCTCAGACTGGCAGAGGAGCTCAGTGAACAGGCACTACTGCCTGACTCTAGTTCAGGTCACTATACACTCTGGGATTATGACAGTCATGGCACTGCCAACCTGAGGTTATATGAGGATTTTGTGGATGGCATAACCATAGATATATATGGGCAGAACTCTCCTCCAAATTGTTTCCAGGAGTTTTCTGTGATGATCTTCAGTGTTCTATTCCCACTGTCTGCTGTCCACCATCCAAATCTGGTGGAACCTGCTTCTGTAACGACCACCCTGATGTGTCTTTCCATAAGCCTTTCTTTTGTATCAGTTAATATAGACCTACATTCATTGGGATTAGTGTTGCATCCTCTCTGTCGTTTAGATAGGACCATTGCCAGCCCTCCTGCTGACCCCACTAAGTTTGATCCCACCAATATCCTGGGCTTCCCTGCTGGGCTGATTGCTGAGCAGCTCACCAAGATAGAAACG GAGCTGTTTGTGCGTCTGGTCCCGTACCACTGCCTGGGCTCCCTGTGGTCTCAGAGAGACAAGAAGGGCCGCGAGGGTGTATGTTGGTCCGTCCGGGCCACTGTACGCCAGTTCAACCGGCTGGCCAATGCCGTGATGGCTTCGTGCTTGTGGCCCACGCAGCTCCGCAGCCAGCAGAGAGCCTGCCTCCTGGAGAAatggatcagcgtggcagag GAATGCAGAGCCAGGAAAAACTTTTCGTCTCTCTACGCCATCGTGTCTGCCCTGCAGAGTAACCCAGTACACAGACTAAGGAGGACGTGGCTAGAAACGGACAG GGACGCAGTGAGGAGATACGAGGAGCTGTCCAACATTTTCTCTGAGAAGGACAACTACTCCCAGAGCAGGGAGCTGCTGAAAGAG GAGGGCACTTCGAAGTTCGCCAACCTGGACGGAAAGATGACCAACAGGAGACAGATAGGA tcCAGTGCCCAGGGCACAGTACCCTACCTGGGGATCTTCCTCACAGACCTCACCATGCTGGACACGGCCGTCAAAGACAGACTAGAG AACGGCTACATCAACTTTGACAAGAGGAGACGA GAGTTTGAGGTTTTAGCTCAGATCCGACTACTGCAGTCTTCCTGTAAAAACTGTGTTTTCCTCACCGACGAGGCATTCCTACAGTGGTACCAAAGTGTACCCTCGTTAAATGAAGAAGAAAG TTACAGACTGTCCAATGAAATTGAGGTGCCGTGCGAACCGAGCTCTGGTCGTACCCAGAACCCTACAGTCATCATCACACGGTGCCCAAA CCTGAATTCCTCCAGGACCAGCCTTGTTGCTGACAGTGACGGTCTTTTTGACTTCCCCTCCCCCGTCTGTCACTTTCTTTCCAAATTCACCAAG CATATGAAATCCCCCTCAGTTTCCTGTCTGGATGTTGACTCCTCCCCTCCCACCAATGACCCCATCCCGTCTGCATTGACACCATCCACTCCCATTAAATCACATCGTCGATCAGTCTCCTGTGGCAACAATCCCACCAATAACAACAAAGGGTCTGAGCCTGATATGCGGATCGTCAGGATACGGATGGATTTACAAGATGGGAATATGTACAGAAGCATACTG GTGACAAGCAATGATAAGACGCCCACTGTGATCAGTTCTGCCTTAGAAAAACACAGTCAGGACCCCAAACAAGCATCCAGATATGAGCTGATCCAACTATTGCCCGAGGGAAAAG AGTTGGTCATCCCTGCCACAGGAAACGTCTTCTATGCCATGACTTCCTCTAGTGTGGACTTCCTGCTGCGCAGACAAGGAGGAAACACCCCTTTTCGCTCTCAACCAATCAGCACAGAAACTAGTGCCACCTTTCCTCGAATCAAAGCCAAGGGGCGGAGACAGCTCTTTCCCAAATAG